In uncultured Draconibacterium sp., one genomic interval encodes:
- a CDS encoding DUF4382 domain-containing protein, with product MRKFITAFIIAATFFVACSDDDNKAGTGTLKVDLTDAPAEYSAVLVDIQGLRINVNDADTTEGNWMDLTLDTMGQINLLELMDGVSIQLSEDEIPAGYLSQIRLILGDNNQLVIGEDTMDMETPSAQQSGLKVNVHDSIADGETFSMMLDFDAEQSVVDKGNGGYSLKPVLTVIKE from the coding sequence ATGAGAAAATTTATTACAGCTTTTATTATTGCAGCTACATTTTTTGTGGCTTGCAGCGACGACGACAACAAGGCCGGAACCGGTACCTTAAAAGTAGATTTAACCGATGCCCCGGCCGAATACTCTGCAGTACTTGTTGATATACAGGGCCTGCGAATTAATGTAAACGATGCCGACACTACTGAAGGCAACTGGATGGATCTGACGCTGGATACCATGGGCCAGATCAACTTGCTGGAGTTAATGGACGGTGTCAGTATTCAGTTATCTGAAGATGAAATTCCGGCCGGTTACCTGTCGCAAATACGTTTGATCCTGGGCGATAACAACCAGCTTGTAATTGGCGAAGATACCATGGATATGGAAACACCTTCGGCACAACAATCCGGGCTGAAAGTTAATGTACACGACTCGATTGCCGACGGCGAAACATTTAGTATGATGCTCGACTTTGATGCCGAACAATCGGTAGTTGACAAAGGAAACGGTGGCTATTCGTTAAAACCCGTTTTAACCGTTATTAAAGAATAA
- a CDS encoding C-GCAxxG-C-C family protein: MKNTCSTRKEARSLLFKVGCTGALFAVVNKNFGQRDSEVEKATGPLCGGIVQEGHQCGMLWGAALAAGAEANRRAKDSNVATSLAVSAARDLVDSFNQRSSSVNCRDITNCNQKSKLGMIKFFITGKPLNCARLIGRWAPRAVATVEKSLTLMPESSDTPIVSCASIVAEKMGAGKEKAMMLAGFAGGIGLSGNACGALAAAVYLGAEKWYSNNPDDKRFIVPGAEEKMRDFLFENRGEVRCSKICGKTFATAEEHSEYIRNGGCEKLLNLLAGDQ; this comes from the coding sequence ATGAAAAACACCTGTTCAACCAGAAAAGAAGCCCGCAGCCTCCTGTTTAAAGTGGGGTGCACGGGGGCACTATTTGCGGTGGTAAATAAAAATTTCGGACAGCGCGACAGTGAAGTTGAGAAGGCAACCGGACCGTTATGTGGCGGAATCGTGCAAGAGGGGCACCAATGCGGAATGCTTTGGGGAGCCGCTCTTGCTGCCGGTGCCGAGGCCAACCGAAGAGCGAAAGACTCAAATGTTGCCACTTCGCTGGCTGTCTCGGCTGCGCGCGATTTGGTCGATTCCTTCAATCAAAGATCATCGAGTGTGAATTGCCGCGATATTACAAACTGTAACCAGAAGTCGAAGCTGGGTATGATTAAGTTTTTTATTACCGGGAAACCGCTAAACTGTGCCCGCTTAATTGGTCGCTGGGCACCAAGGGCAGTGGCAACGGTAGAAAAAAGTTTGACATTAATGCCGGAAAGTTCTGATACTCCCATTGTAAGTTGTGCCAGTATTGTTGCCGAAAAAATGGGTGCAGGAAAAGAAAAAGCAATGATGCTGGCCGGTTTTGCAGGAGGAATAGGTTTAAGTGGCAATGCCTGTGGCGCACTTGCCGCTGCGGTTTATCTTGGCGCCGAAAAATGGTACAGCAATAATCCTGACGACAAACGTTTTATCGTTCCCGGGGCAGAAGAAAAGATGCGCGATTTTCTGTTTGAAAACAGGGGTGAGGTACGTTGTAGTAAAATTTGTGGGAAAACCTTTGCTACTGCAGAAGAGCACTCGGAATATATTCGGAACGGTGGATGCGAAAAACTCCTGAATTTATTGGCCGGAGATCAATAA